The Henckelia pumila isolate YLH828 chromosome 2, ASM3356847v2, whole genome shotgun sequence genome includes a window with the following:
- the LOC140883229 gene encoding heavy metal-associated isoprenylated plant protein 7-like isoform X2 encodes MGEEDKKSKEAEKPAAHDEEKKPVESAKVEQQQQQEIILKVYMLCEGCAKKVRRCLKGFEGVEEVKTDYRTSKVVVKGEKADPLKVLERIKNKYCSHRQVLELISPIIPNKPQEKELEVIIIKSEEKKEEQAPDHHVITVVLGVYMHCEACAQEIKKRIQRMKGGIHLSFFSFWL; translated from the exons atgggAGAG GAAGACAAGAAATCGAAGGAAGCGGAGAAGCCCGCGGCTCATGATGAGGAAAAGAAACCGGTAGAATCTGCAAAGGtggagcagcagcagcagcaagaAATTATACTCAAGGTTTACATGCTTTGCGAGGGTTGTGCCAAGAAAGTCCGCAGGTGTCTCAAAGGCTTTGAAG GAGTGGAGGAAGTGAAAACAGATTACAGGACGAGTAAAGTTGTGGTGAAAGGTGAAAAAGCAGATCCACTAAAGGTATTGGAGAGGATCAAGAACAAGTACTGCAGCCATCGTCAAGTATTGGAGCTCATTTCACCCATTATTCCCAATAAACCTCAAGAAAAGGAGCTGGAGGTGATAATCATCAAATCTGAAGAGAAAAAAGAGGAG CAAGCTCCTGATCATCATGTGATTACAGTTGTTTTGGGAGTGTACATGCACTGTGAAGCTTGTgctcaagaaatcaagaaacgCATTCAAAGAATGAAAGGTGGGATCCAtttatctttcttttctttttggttATAA
- the LOC140882711 gene encoding non-specific phospholipase C6-like isoform X2: protein MRAVFLILSLTLSCIFSHTLQQNQRQPIKNVVVLVLENRSFDHMLGWMKKSVSPSINGVTGKECNSVSTKQHGSEQICFSDDSEYVDPNPGHSFEAVKQQVFGSSSVPTMSGFVEQALSLSSDLSKSVMRGFKPENLPVYAALVREFAVFDEWFSSIPGPTQPNRLFVYSATSHGATSNVGSQLVRGFPQKTIFDSLHENGLDFGVYFQTIPTTLFYKSLRKLKYIFKFHPYDLKFKKDARNGKLPCLSVIEPRYFDLKGFPANDDHPSHDVGQGQKLVKEVYETLRASPQWNQTLLVVTYDEHGGFYDHVITPYVDVPNPDGNTGPAPDSFNFDRLGVRVPTIMVSPWIKKGTVVSRPKGPTPSSEYEHSSIPATIKKIFNLSSSFLTQRDAWAGTFEQVVAELTSPRTDCPDVARLRKTGTDENRGLSEFQSELVQLASVLNGDHFLSRSFHDKKMMTMSVKEAHEYVTGAVSRFVGASKEAVKLGADESTIVDMRPSLTTRSSIRG from the exons ATGAGAGCAGTTTTCTTGATTCTTTCCCTCACACTTTCATGCATTTTCTCACACACACTGCAACAAAATCAGCGGCAGCCCATAAAAAATGTGGTCGTGTTAGTGCTGGAAAACAGATCATTCGATCACATGCTCGGATGGATGAAGAAATCAGTGAGCCCTTCCATTAATGGAGTCACGGGAAAGGAATGCAACTCAGTTTCAACCAAACAGCACGGCTCCGAACAAATCTGCTTCTCCGATGACTCCGAATACGTCGATCCGAACCCGGGCCACTCCTTCGAAGCCGTGAAACAACAGGTGTTCGGGTCTAGTTCTGTTCCTACAATGTCTGGCTTTGTGGAACAAGCATTGAGCTTGTCTAGTGATCTATCAAAATCCGTCATGAGAGGATTCAAGCCCGAAAATCTCCCCGTCTACGCGGCTTTAGTCCGCGAATTCGCGGTCTTTGATGAATGGTTTTCATCAATCCCTGGCCCAACACAACCCAACAGGTTGTTTGTGTACTCTGCAACTTCTCATGGAGCCACGTCCAATGTGGGAAGCCAGTTGGTGAGGGGGTTTCCTCAGAAGACCATATTCGACTCGTTGCACGAAAATGGACTGGACTTTGGTGTCTACTTCCAGACCATACCAACAACGTTGTTTTACAAGAGTTTGAGGAAACTGAAGTACATCTTCAAGTTCCACCCCTATGATCTCAAGTTCAAGAAAGATGCCAGGAATGGGAAACTCCCCTGTTTGAGCGTGATCGAGCCTCGGTATTTCGATTTGAAGGGATTTCCGGCCAACGACGATCATCCCTCACATGATGTTGGGCAGGGGCAGAAATTGGTTAAGGAGGTGTATGAGACACTGAGGGCTAGTCCTCAGTGGAATCAAACACTTCTGGTTGTTACTTATGATGAACATGGTGGATTCTATGATCATGTCATCACGCCATACGTCGATGTCCCGAACCCGGACGGGAACACCGGCCCGGCCCCCGATTCCTTCAACTTCGATAGGCTCGGGGTTCGTGTCCCGACTATAATGGTCTCTCCTTGGATCAAGAAAGGAACTG TGGTTAGCAGGCCAAAAGGTCCAACTCCAAGCTCCGAATATGAACACTCGTCGATCCCtgccacaatcaagaaaatttTCAATCTTTCGTCCAGTTTCTTGACACAGAGAGATGCTTGGGCCGGAACTTTCGAGCAAGTCGTGGCCGAGTTAACCTCTCCAAGAACTGATTGCCCCG ATGTGGCACGTTTAAGGAAGACGGGAACAGATGAGAATCGGGGCTTGTCCGAATTTCAGAGTGAATTGGTGCAACTGGCATCTGTTCTGAATGGAGATCATTTCTTGAGCAGATCATTCCATGACAAGAAGATGATGACGATGAGTGTAAAAGAAGCTCATGAATATGTAACCGGTGCCGTCTCGAGGTTCGTCGGAGCGAGCAAAGAGGCTGTGAAATTGGGCGCAGACGAGTCGACCATCGTGGATATGAGGCCTTCACTAACCACAAGATCCTCTATCCGTGGGTGA
- the LOC140882711 gene encoding non-specific phospholipase C6-like isoform X1, which translates to MRAVFLILSLTLSCIFSHTLQQNQRQPIKNVVVLVLENRSFDHMLGWMKKSVSPSINGVTGKECNSVSTKQHGSEQICFSDDSEYVDPNPGHSFEAVKQQVFGSSSVPTMSGFVEQALSLSSDLSKSVMRGFKPENLPVYAALVREFAVFDEWFSSIPGPTQPNRLFVYSATSHGATSNVGSQLVRGFPQKTIFDSLHENGLDFGVYFQTIPTTLFYKSLRKLKYIFKFHPYDLKFKKDARNGKLPCLSVIEPRYFDLKGFPANDDHPSHDVGQGQKLVKEVYETLRASPQWNQTLLVVTYDEHGGFYDHVITPYVDVPNPDGNTGPAPDSFNFDRLGVRVPTIMVSPWIKKGTVVSRPKGPTPSSEYEHSSIPATIKKIFNLSSSFLTQRDAWAGTFEQVVAELTSPRTDCPEVLPDVARLRKTGTDENRGLSEFQSELVQLASVLNGDHFLSRSFHDKKMMTMSVKEAHEYVTGAVSRFVGASKEAVKLGADESTIVDMRPSLTTRSSIRG; encoded by the exons ATGAGAGCAGTTTTCTTGATTCTTTCCCTCACACTTTCATGCATTTTCTCACACACACTGCAACAAAATCAGCGGCAGCCCATAAAAAATGTGGTCGTGTTAGTGCTGGAAAACAGATCATTCGATCACATGCTCGGATGGATGAAGAAATCAGTGAGCCCTTCCATTAATGGAGTCACGGGAAAGGAATGCAACTCAGTTTCAACCAAACAGCACGGCTCCGAACAAATCTGCTTCTCCGATGACTCCGAATACGTCGATCCGAACCCGGGCCACTCCTTCGAAGCCGTGAAACAACAGGTGTTCGGGTCTAGTTCTGTTCCTACAATGTCTGGCTTTGTGGAACAAGCATTGAGCTTGTCTAGTGATCTATCAAAATCCGTCATGAGAGGATTCAAGCCCGAAAATCTCCCCGTCTACGCGGCTTTAGTCCGCGAATTCGCGGTCTTTGATGAATGGTTTTCATCAATCCCTGGCCCAACACAACCCAACAGGTTGTTTGTGTACTCTGCAACTTCTCATGGAGCCACGTCCAATGTGGGAAGCCAGTTGGTGAGGGGGTTTCCTCAGAAGACCATATTCGACTCGTTGCACGAAAATGGACTGGACTTTGGTGTCTACTTCCAGACCATACCAACAACGTTGTTTTACAAGAGTTTGAGGAAACTGAAGTACATCTTCAAGTTCCACCCCTATGATCTCAAGTTCAAGAAAGATGCCAGGAATGGGAAACTCCCCTGTTTGAGCGTGATCGAGCCTCGGTATTTCGATTTGAAGGGATTTCCGGCCAACGACGATCATCCCTCACATGATGTTGGGCAGGGGCAGAAATTGGTTAAGGAGGTGTATGAGACACTGAGGGCTAGTCCTCAGTGGAATCAAACACTTCTGGTTGTTACTTATGATGAACATGGTGGATTCTATGATCATGTCATCACGCCATACGTCGATGTCCCGAACCCGGACGGGAACACCGGCCCGGCCCCCGATTCCTTCAACTTCGATAGGCTCGGGGTTCGTGTCCCGACTATAATGGTCTCTCCTTGGATCAAGAAAGGAACTG TGGTTAGCAGGCCAAAAGGTCCAACTCCAAGCTCCGAATATGAACACTCGTCGATCCCtgccacaatcaagaaaatttTCAATCTTTCGTCCAGTTTCTTGACACAGAGAGATGCTTGGGCCGGAACTTTCGAGCAAGTCGTGGCCGAGTTAACCTCTCCAAGAACTGATTGCCCCG AGGTTTTACCAGATGTGGCACGTTTAAGGAAGACGGGAACAGATGAGAATCGGGGCTTGTCCGAATTTCAGAGTGAATTGGTGCAACTGGCATCTGTTCTGAATGGAGATCATTTCTTGAGCAGATCATTCCATGACAAGAAGATGATGACGATGAGTGTAAAAGAAGCTCATGAATATGTAACCGGTGCCGTCTCGAGGTTCGTCGGAGCGAGCAAAGAGGCTGTGAAATTGGGCGCAGACGAGTCGACCATCGTGGATATGAGGCCTTCACTAACCACAAGATCCTCTATCCGTGGGTGA
- the LOC140883229 gene encoding heavy metal-associated isoprenylated plant protein 7-like isoform X1 has protein sequence MGEEDKKSKEAEKPAAHDEEKKPVESAKVEQQQQQEIILKVYMLCEGCAKKVRRCLKGFEGVEEVKTDYRTSKVVVKGEKADPLKVLERIKNKYCSHRQVLELISPIIPNKPQEKELEVIIIKSEEKKEEQAPDHHVITVVLGVYMHCEACAQEIKKRIQRMKGVESAEADLKKSQVTVRGVFEPEALVEYVHKRTGKHAAVVATEAEKEEGAGKGTDLGGEQAKKPEEAGEKDHREAKKAGENKGNGGGGGEPAAAELGIWELEMKKSESYYHYSAENHELDPQRMVPAAEWGAYEYPPHMFSDENPNACTVM, from the exons atgggAGAG GAAGACAAGAAATCGAAGGAAGCGGAGAAGCCCGCGGCTCATGATGAGGAAAAGAAACCGGTAGAATCTGCAAAGGtggagcagcagcagcagcaagaAATTATACTCAAGGTTTACATGCTTTGCGAGGGTTGTGCCAAGAAAGTCCGCAGGTGTCTCAAAGGCTTTGAAG GAGTGGAGGAAGTGAAAACAGATTACAGGACGAGTAAAGTTGTGGTGAAAGGTGAAAAAGCAGATCCACTAAAGGTATTGGAGAGGATCAAGAACAAGTACTGCAGCCATCGTCAAGTATTGGAGCTCATTTCACCCATTATTCCCAATAAACCTCAAGAAAAGGAGCTGGAGGTGATAATCATCAAATCTGAAGAGAAAAAAGAGGAG CAAGCTCCTGATCATCATGTGATTACAGTTGTTTTGGGAGTGTACATGCACTGTGAAGCTTGTgctcaagaaatcaagaaacgCATTCAAAGAATGAAAG GAGTGGAAAGTGCAGAGGCGGACCTTAAAAAATCACAGGTAACCGTGAGAGGTGTTTTCGAACCCGAAGCTCTAGTCGAATACGTGCACAAGAGGACCGGAAAACACGCCGCCGTCGTGGCAACGGAGGCGGAGAAAGAAGAAGGAGCTGGAAAGGGAACTGATTTAGGTGGAGAACAAGCGAAGAAACCGGAGGAAGCTGGAGAAAAGGATCACCGAGAAGCCAAGAAAGCTGGAGAAAACAAGGGaaacggcggcggcggcggagaGCCAGCGGCGGCGGAGTTGGGCATTTGGGAGCTGGAGATGAAAAAGAGTGAATcatactatcattacagtgcggAGAATCACGAGTTGGATCCTCAGAGAATGGTACCTGCAGCAGAATGGGGTGCATACGAATATCCTCCACACATGTTTAGTGACGAGAATCCAAATGCATGTACTGTCATGTAA